Within the Halobaculum limi genome, the region AGCCAAAGCGCGAGGTCACCGAAGGAGACGCCGATAGCCGTTCCGAACGCCATCCCCATTCCGAGCCCAAGCGCAAGGCCGCGTCCCGTCAACACCGTCTCCGCCGATTCGCTGGTCTCCTCGACCATACCTCACGCTCGGTTAGTGTCGAGATAACTCTCCCGCCGCGGCACAGCGGTAGACCGGACCTGTCGCAACCTTACTCGCTGGGTCCGGCGGCCGACTGCACGCGCCACCCGCCTTCGACCGCACCGGCACGTTCGACCAGTTCAATCAGGGTGTCGTCGCCGACGCGAGTACCGCCCTCGACGGCTTCGACTCGGAAGGTCAGATCCAGCGAGTCCCCACAACAGCCCACGTCGACGAACTCCTCGCGTTCGTCGCCGACACGCGGTTCCGTGAGCATCCGTCGGAGGTATCCCCGATACCGCTCCGTGTCGATCTGGGACCGACCCCAGTCGCTGAGGCCGTCAGGAAACGACAGCACCACTCGCGTCGCCGCTGGTCGTTCGTCGCTCATTAGCCGTGGGTACGCGTGCGCGACACATCGACCTATCGCCCGATTGTGCCGGCGGCGCGAAACCGCCGTTCTGTCGGATGTGGGCGGATTCAGGGCCGTCTCGATAGCCTATCGCTACGGAACGATTCCCGATTTCGTATCGCGTAGTTCGATTTATCGCCAGGGCGTCCACGTACTGGCACTCGCCGAGAGACGACCGGCGTGCGGCGAGGAGACGTGGCTCAGCGGTCGATACGGTGAGAGAACGGCTGAAACGCCGATAGTCTCGAAGAAGAAGGCTTATTCGACGCGCGTGGGGACCGGCACCTATGGCTCGATTCGAGGTACCGGAAGTCGATTACACCCGGTACGACAACCGGCAACTCGCCGCGGTTCCGCTGGCGGTGTTGGCCGTGGCCCTCCTCGTCATCGGCGGCGCGTACGTGACGACGGGGGCCCCGGTCGACCCGGGACTCGACTTCACCGGCGGGACGGAACTCCGTCTCGCCGTCGACGCGCCGAGCGACGAACAGGCACGCAACCAGATCGCGTCGGCGTTCACCGCGACGCCGGATAGCGTCCAACAGGTAGGCGGCGGCGACGTGTACGTCGTCACCTTCGAGGCGACAGAGGCGGAGACGGGCGAACTCGAAGCGCAGGCCGAACAGGCCGGCTTCGAGATTCGCTCTATCGACGCGGTGTCGGCCAGTTTCGGCTCCGACACGCAGCGACTCGCGCTCATCGGTATCGTCGTCGCGTTCGGCGGGATGGCGCTGCTGGTGTTCGCGATGTTCCGGACGTTCGTCCCCAGCATCGCCGTCGTCGTCTCGGCGTTCTCCGACATCGCCATCCCGGTGGCGCTGATGAACCTCTTCGGCATCGAACTCACGCTCGGGACGGTCGCCGCACTCCTGATGCTCATCGGTTACTCCGTCGACTCCGACATCCTGCTGAACAACCACGTGTTGCGTCGCTCGGGTGACTTCTACGAGTCGACGTACCGGGCGATGCGAACCGGTGTGACGATGACGCTCACCTCGCTGGCTGCGATGGCCGTGATGGCCGTCGTCGCCTCGGTGTTCGGCATCGGACTGCTCGCCAGCATCGGGATTATCCTCGTGTTCGGCCTCGCGGCTGACCTGATGAACACCTACCTGCTGAACGTCTCGCTGCTTCGCTGGTACAAGTACGAGGGGGTGGCACGATGAGCACCTGGGAGGACCTCAAGAGCAACTGGCGAGTCGTCTTGCTCGTCTTTATGCTCGTGTTGTCGACGGTGTTCCTGTTCGCGCCCGCCTTCGCCAGCACGGACGGCGCGGCGGCCGCCCAAGAGAACCCGACCAATCTGAAGTACGGTCTCCAACTCTCGGGCGGGACGCGCGTTCGCGCTCCGCTGCAGGGTGTAACCGCCGAGGGCGTCGACTTCGGCGGCGACGACGCCGCCCAGGTGGAACGAGCGGTCGCCGGGCAACTCGCGACCGCCGACAGTTCCGACGTCATCGCACGACAGACCACGCAGACCGGCGGGACCGTTGAGTTGGTGACGGAAAACGCCACGACACAGCAGTTATCGTCGGCGCTCGACGGCGCGGGCTACGAGTACGAGACGGTCCGTGACGGCGTCACCGAGACGACGCGCGAGCAGACGGTCGAGGTGTTACGCTCGAAAATTAACGCCGCCGGTCTCTCCGGTGGGACCGTGCGGACCGTCGAGACCATCTCTAACGAGCACTTCGTCCTCATCGAGGTGCCCAACCAGGACCGCAGCGAGGTCGTCGACCTCGTGAACTCCCGCGGGACGGTCCGCATCGCCGCGTACCACCCGGTGACGGAGAACAACACGACGCAGTACGTCAACACGACCGTCATCACGCAAGAGGACTTCCAAACGGTCGGGACCGCCCAGCAGGGCGAACGCGGCCCCGGCCCGCACGTCCCCGTCTCGGTGAAGACGAGTGAGGCAGAACGCGTCCAGCAACTGTACGTCGACACCGGCGTCGCGAGCGTAGGCGGCACCGACTGTACCTACAGCGATAGTCCGGAGTCGACGGAGCCGTGTATCCTCGTCATCCGCGACGGCAACGTCGTCTCCTCGTTCGGGATGGACGCCGGTCTCGCGCAGTCGATGCGCAACGGCGAGTGGGCGAACGACCCGCAGTTCATCCTCGTGACCGGCTCGTTCGAACGCGCGCAGGCGGTCAGCATCGACCTCCGCGCCGGTGCGCTCCCGGCCTCGCTGGCGCTCGACGAGGGGACCGCCTCCTCTATCAGCGCCACACAGGGTGACAACTTCAAGCGCGACTCGCTGATCATCGGGCTGCTCGCGGTGTTCACCGTCGCGGGCGTCGTGTTCCTCCGCTACGGGCGGCCACAGGTTGCCGCGCCGATGGTCGTCACGGCGCTGTCGGAGGTGGTCGTGCTCCTCGGGTTCGCGGCGTTCATCAACTACCCGCTGGACCTGTCGGTCATCGCCGGGTTCATCGCCGTCATCGGGACCGGGGTCGACGACCTCGTCATCATCGCCGACGAGGTGATGGCCGAGGGCGACGTCAACTCCCGGCGCGTGTTCGAATCGCGCTTCCGCAAGGCGTTCTGGGTCATCGGCGCCGCGGCGGCGACGACCATCATCGCGATGTCGCCGCTGGCCGTCCTCTCGCTGGGCGACCTGCAGGGCTTCGCCATCTTCACCATCCTCGGTGTCCTCGTCGGGGTCCTCATCACGCGCCCCGCGTACGGTGACATCCTGCGCGTCCTGCTGACCGACCGCTGACTGTCTGTCGCAGTTCGCGTCGTCGTCCCCGCCGAACGCTTTTCTCGCCGCGCCGCGTCGCCGCGAGCGTGCCCTCCACCGAATCGGACGACGGCGACCAGATCGACAGCGATCGACCCGACGACCTGGACCGAACCGACCTCACGGCCGAGGAGGTCGAACGCATCGCTCGCCGCGTCGCACGCGAGGAGTTCGACCGACGCTCGCGGCCGTCGCTGCTGACGCCGCTCGCGGGCGCACTCGTCGGGTTCACGGTCCTGTTGCCGCTGTTGGGACTGGTCACCGTGACGCTCCTCGACGCTGGCGTGCCGATCCAGGTCGTCGCCGTCGCGGCGCTGGTGGCAGCGGGAGCGCTCGTCGCCTACGGCTGGCGGTTGCCGCCGTTCCGCTGACTGTCGCTCCGATTCGTATCGCTATTTGGCGGTTCTCTCGATACTGTCGCAACGAGGTGAAGCGTCCGACGGCGACGGAGACACGAGCGCGAACTCGAACGTGACTGAGTCTCAGCCGTCGACCCGCAACGCGACGACTCGTCCATCGCCGTACTGGACGTACACCTCGTCGGCCCCGTCGCCGTCGGTGTCGGCGAGCGTCGCGTGGGTGAATATCGCGGCCTCACGCTCGTAGGTTCCGACC harbors:
- the secF gene encoding protein translocase subunit SecF, with product MARFEVPEVDYTRYDNRQLAAVPLAVLAVALLVIGGAYVTTGAPVDPGLDFTGGTELRLAVDAPSDEQARNQIASAFTATPDSVQQVGGGDVYVVTFEATEAETGELEAQAEQAGFEIRSIDAVSASFGSDTQRLALIGIVVAFGGMALLVFAMFRTFVPSIAVVVSAFSDIAIPVALMNLFGIELTLGTVAALLMLIGYSVDSDILLNNHVLRRSGDFYESTYRAMRTGVTMTLTSLAAMAVMAVVASVFGIGLLASIGIILVFGLAADLMNTYLLNVSLLRWYKYEGVAR
- a CDS encoding preprotein translocase subunit SecD, which encodes MSTWEDLKSNWRVVLLVFMLVLSTVFLFAPAFASTDGAAAAQENPTNLKYGLQLSGGTRVRAPLQGVTAEGVDFGGDDAAQVERAVAGQLATADSSDVIARQTTQTGGTVELVTENATTQQLSSALDGAGYEYETVRDGVTETTREQTVEVLRSKINAAGLSGGTVRTVETISNEHFVLIEVPNQDRSEVVDLVNSRGTVRIAAYHPVTENNTTQYVNTTVITQEDFQTVGTAQQGERGPGPHVPVSVKTSEAERVQQLYVDTGVASVGGTDCTYSDSPESTEPCILVIRDGNVVSSFGMDAGLAQSMRNGEWANDPQFILVTGSFERAQAVSIDLRAGALPASLALDEGTASSISATQGDNFKRDSLIIGLLAVFTVAGVVFLRYGRPQVAAPMVVTALSEVVVLLGFAAFINYPLDLSVIAGFIAVIGTGVDDLVIIADEVMAEGDVNSRRVFESRFRKAFWVIGAAAATTIIAMSPLAVLSLGDLQGFAIFTILGVLVGVLITRPAYGDILRVLLTDR